The Actinomycetota bacterium sequence GATAGAGAGGGTAATACATCGATTGGGGGATAAATGCCCTTACGGTGAAGATCTCGGCTCAACATGATCTGCCCTTCCGTAATGTAACCAGTTAAGTCGGGGATGGGATGGGTCTTGTCATCCTCGGGCATGGTGAGAATAGGAATCTGGGTGATGGAACCCTTCTTCCCCTTGATGCGACCGGCTCGCTCATACATCGTCGCCAGGTCGGTGTAAAGATAACCTGGATAACCCCTTCTTCCGGGAACTTCTTTTCTGGCAGCGGAAACCTCCCGAAGAGCCTCGCAATAGTAGGTCATATCGATCAGGATCACCAGGACGTGCATGTCCAAATCGAAGGCGAGATACTCCGCCGCCGTCAAAGCAACCCTAGGGGTGGCGATTCGTTCCACCGCTGGATCGTCCGCGAGATTGATGAAAAGCACCGCTCTTTCAATTGCTGCGGTCCTTCGGAATTCAGTGATGAAGTAATTTGCCTCTTCAAAGGTGATGCCCATGGCGGCGAAAACCACCGCAAATTCCTCTTCCTTCCCCAAAACTTTACTTTGACGAGCTATCTGAGCTGCAATTTGTGCATGAGGAAGTCCAGCGCCGGAGAAAATTGGGAGCTTCTGACCCCTAACCAGAGGGTTCAATCCATCAATGGCTGAAATCCCGGTTTGAATGAAGTCCGTGGGATAATCCCTAGCATATGGGTTTATAGGGCTACCGTGAATATCCATTCTCTTTTCGGGAATGATCTTGGGACCTCCATCGATTGGTCTTCCTAAGCCGTCAAAGATTCTCCCCAGAATATCGCGGGAGACAGCGAAATCCAATCCCCTTCCCAAAAACTTCACCCTGGTCTGAGTGATGTTTAATCCCTGGGTACTCTCAAAGACCTGGACCAGAGCCGTTTCCTTGGAAACCTCCAACACATTTCCCAGACCCACGAATCCATCGGGAAATTCCAGCTCCACAAGTTCCCCATACTTTACATCCGTCACTTTCTCCACCAAAAGAAGGGGTCCCACAACATCCCGAATTGTCAGATACTCTTTGGGCATATCAACTCCCCCCTCCACGAGCCATCTCACCTACGGGGGTGGGGGCCTTGAGCTCGGAAATTACCTTTTTCTCAAGCTCATTGAAGGTCTCCAGCTCATCCTCTGAAACATATTTGGCCCTGGCAATTTTCTCCCTCACGGGAGTATTTAAGATATCCTGCAGGGGTTTGCCATCCTCCAGAGCCTGCAAGGCTTGATGATGGAAGGTCATGATCAACTTGAGCATCAAGTACTGCTTCTTAAGGGAAGTGAAGGTATCATCCATATGATACGCATCTTGCTGCAGAAAATCCTCTCTAATGGATTTGGCCGTTTCCATGACCACCCGCTCATGGGTGGATAAGGCCTCGATTCCAACGAGCCTTACTATCTCCTTCAGTTCGGATTCCCTTTGTAAAATTCTCATGGCCTCGCCATGTAAATCCCTAAAGTCCGGTGATATCTCCTCCGACCAATGTTCCTTTATCTTATCCAGATACAAAGAATAACTGATGAGCCAGTCGATTGCCGGGAAATGCCTTTGGTAGGCGAGCCAGTCCACCAATCCCCAGAAGACTTTGACGACGCGCAGGGTATTTTGAACCACGGGTTCGGAAAGATCGCCACCGGGTGGAGAAACGGAGCCTATTACGGTG is a genomic window containing:
- a CDS encoding V-type ATP synthase subunit B, with product MPKEYLTIRDVVGPLLLVEKVTDVKYGELVELEFPDGFVGLGNVLEVSKETALVQVFESTQGLNITQTRVKFLGRGLDFAVSRDILGRIFDGLGRPIDGGPKIIPEKRMDIHGSPINPYARDYPTDFIQTGISAIDGLNPLVRGQKLPIFSGAGLPHAQIAAQIARQSKVLGKEEEFAVVFAAMGITFEEANYFITEFRRTAAIERAVLFINLADDPAVERIATPRVALTAAEYLAFDLDMHVLVILIDMTYYCEALREVSAARKEVPGRRGYPGYLYTDLATMYERAGRIKGKKGSITQIPILTMPEDDKTHPIPDLTGYITEGQIMLSRDLHRKGIYPPIDVLPSLSRLKEKGIGPEKTREDHSDISNQLFAAYARGREAKELAVILGEAALSEADKQFADFSDAFEDQFVRQGEYEERSIEETLDLGWELISVLPRAELKRVRDEYVEKYMSKYLVKKVASS